A region of Candidatus Roizmanbacteria bacterium DNA encodes the following proteins:
- a CDS encoding cupredoxin domain-containing protein translates to MQSYIRGVALFVIAFIIGFYTNAILMVRPPEAIISLMRTGEKTTDITKQRLSDNDSNAVKISFDGHKFDPQYISVPIGKRIEITNKSTSTLMKLRSNEEKLRTERGYGESERFIVVLMNEGVYHVDTESVPDAKLEITVTKQAPVEN, encoded by the coding sequence ATGCAAAGTTATATTCGAGGCGTTGCCCTATTTGTTATTGCTTTCATTATCGGTTTTTATACTAATGCTATTCTGATGGTTCGCCCACCTGAGGCTATTATTAGTCTTATGAGGACGGGTGAAAAGACAACCGACATCACAAAACAGCGATTAAGTGATAATGATTCAAACGCGGTTAAGATTTCATTTGACGGTCATAAGTTTGATCCGCAATATATTTCTGTCCCGATTGGTAAGCGTATCGAAATAACCAATAAAAGCACATCAACGCTAATGAAGTTGAGGTCAAATGAAGAGAAACTCAGGACTGAACGCGGATACGGCGAATCCGAACGGTTTATTGTAGTACTCATGAATGAAGGTGTATATCATGTAGATACAGAGTCCGTGCCAGATGCCAAACTTGAGATTACCGTGACCAAACAAGCTCCCGTTGAAAATTAG
- a CDS encoding IS1595 family transposase: protein MVCNNRPISKYKRKKILWCFAHDLSATQTSGILGLNRNTVNKYYNNIRQLIYHHQVHQMQRYVGGEIEIDESYFGPRRMRGKSSKRGRGTSFKQVVFGIYERQGRVFTRIIPNCKRRTLHAVMKGKIDLNSTVYSDSWSGYNGLVDVGYDKHLRINHKKNEFSNTKGVHINGIESFWSFCKRRLVKFNGVKKNFPLHLKECEWRWSKSPSILYNELLQIVNVLV from the coding sequence ATGGTTTGTAACAATAGGCCGATATCAAAATACAAGAGAAAAAAGATACTATGGTGTTTTGCACACGATCTGAGTGCTACACAGACCTCTGGTATTTTGGGTCTCAACCGCAATACAGTCAACAAATATTACAATAATATTCGTCAACTCATATATCATCACCAAGTGCACCAGATGCAACGATATGTTGGTGGTGAGATAGAAATTGATGAATCATACTTTGGACCTCGAAGGATGAGAGGCAAGTCAAGTAAAAGAGGTCGTGGGACGTCATTTAAGCAGGTAGTATTTGGGATATATGAGCGTCAAGGACGTGTATTTACTCGTATCATTCCAAACTGTAAAAGAAGAACGCTACATGCTGTTATGAAGGGAAAGATTGACTTGAACAGTACTGTATATTCAGATTCGTGGAGCGGATACAACGGACTTGTTGATGTCGGGTATGACAAACATTTGAGAATCAATCACAAGAAAAATGAGTTCTCAAATACAAAAGGGGTCCATATCAATGGCATAGAGTCATTCTGGTCCTTTTGTAAAAGACGTCTCGTTAAGTTCAATGGTGTAAAGAAAAACTTTCCATTACACTTGAAAGAGTGTGAATGGAGATGGAGCAAATCCCCATCGATCCTTTACAATGAACTATTACAAATTGTTAATGTGCTAGTCTAG
- a CDS encoding tyrosine--tRNA ligase — protein MTTDERIRLISEVGEEIITKEDLASLLGSEEELIAYDGFEPSGQIHIAQGILRTINVNKMTKAGVKFKMLVADWHAYANNKMGGDLERIQTVGKYFIEVWKACGMDLSHVEFVWASDLVKEPDYWKLVLQISKTNSLKRFIRTAEIMGRDESMDLTAAQIIYPCMQTADIFKLGAKITQLGMDQRKVNMLAREIGPQLGFWKPVVVSHHMLMGLAQPPEASGEDKTSRTIAIKMSKSHPDSAVYMTDTAEDIKRKILKAWAPEGIVDENPILEYCKYILFESFGELKIERPEKFGGTVTYTSYKDLEQDYANKSLHPLDLKNTVIKLLDELLAPVRKHFEENAEAKELLQKVQSYQVTR, from the coding sequence ATGACGACCGATGAACGTATCCGGCTTATCAGTGAAGTCGGAGAAGAAATTATCACAAAAGAAGATCTTGCATCTCTTCTGGGATCAGAAGAAGAGTTAATTGCTTATGATGGATTCGAGCCATCAGGACAAATTCACATCGCTCAGGGAATTCTCCGTACAATCAATGTAAATAAGATGACAAAGGCAGGAGTAAAGTTTAAGATGTTGGTCGCAGATTGGCACGCGTATGCAAATAATAAAATGGGAGGAGATCTTGAACGAATTCAAACTGTCGGAAAATATTTTATTGAAGTATGGAAAGCATGCGGGATGGATCTTTCTCATGTTGAGTTTGTATGGGCATCAGACCTGGTAAAAGAACCCGATTACTGGAAGCTCGTACTTCAAATATCAAAAACTAATTCCCTCAAAAGATTTATCCGAACGGCAGAAATAATGGGTCGTGATGAATCTATGGATCTTACTGCTGCTCAGATCATATATCCCTGTATGCAAACTGCAGATATTTTTAAACTTGGGGCAAAAATCACCCAATTAGGCATGGATCAAAGAAAAGTGAATATGTTAGCCCGTGAAATTGGACCTCAGCTGGGTTTTTGGAAACCTGTTGTTGTAAGTCATCACATGCTGATGGGACTTGCTCAGCCGCCTGAGGCTTCCGGAGAGGATAAAACTTCACGCACCATTGCAATAAAAATGTCAAAATCTCATCCCGATTCAGCGGTTTATATGACAGATACAGCAGAAGATATCAAAAGAAAAATACTGAAAGCATGGGCACCTGAAGGCATTGTTGATGAAAACCCAATTCTGGAATACTGTAAATATATCTTATTTGAATCTTTTGGTGAACTGAAAATCGAACGTCCGGAAAAATTTGGCGGCACAGTAACCTACACATCATATAAAGATCTTGAACAGGATTACGCCAATAAAAGCCTCCATCCGCTTGATCTTAAAAATACCGTCATTAAACTTCTTGACGAATTGCTCGCTCCCGTAAGGAAGCATTTTGAAGAAAATGCAGAAGCTAAGGAGCTTCTACAGAAAGTGCAGAGCTATCAGGTGACACGATAA
- a CDS encoding pantetheine-phosphate adenylyltransferase produces MRYHYRHVCLGGTFDHLHAGHKRILDFAFHTGLKVSIGISTDQFIQKKILSQSIQSFHLRKEYLTDYLIQNGWKERAVIFPLNDIYGTADTDNTLQAIIVTRETSENALKINKRRKKNSLLPLDIVSVPFLKGTDNKIVRAERIRKGAINRLGNSYLQLFTKTRQLNLPPRLRELLRKPLGTIIEGEERFASFTAEKAVRAIQKHHPVVTILVGDIVSDSLLAAGFKPQLIIRDNRSRRKDLPIIQRSKNAITNPPGTIKQTTVKAIHQAISDIEDSGMKTIIIKGEEDLLALPAILLSPLNSVVVYGQADMGIILIAVTEEKKEQIAGIIKQFE; encoded by the coding sequence ATGAGATATCACTATAGACATGTATGTTTGGGAGGAACATTTGACCATCTTCATGCCGGCCATAAACGTATACTGGACTTTGCTTTTCATACAGGGCTGAAAGTTTCAATTGGGATTTCAACTGATCAGTTTATTCAAAAAAAGATACTATCTCAATCTATTCAATCTTTTCACTTGAGAAAAGAATACTTAACCGACTATTTAATTCAAAATGGTTGGAAAGAAAGAGCTGTAATTTTCCCGCTAAACGATATATACGGAACTGCTGATACTGACAACACCCTTCAGGCAATAATTGTAACCAGAGAAACCTCTGAGAATGCACTAAAAATCAATAAAAGACGTAAAAAGAACAGCTTACTTCCTCTCGATATTGTATCTGTCCCGTTTTTAAAAGGAACGGACAATAAAATTGTCCGTGCTGAAAGAATTCGTAAGGGAGCAATAAACAGATTGGGGAACTCCTATCTGCAATTATTTACAAAAACACGGCAACTTAATCTTCCGCCGCGCTTAAGAGAACTTTTAAGGAAACCTTTAGGGACAATTATTGAAGGTGAAGAAAGGTTTGCTTCTTTTACAGCCGAAAAAGCTGTACGAGCCATACAAAAGCATCATCCCGTTGTGACCATACTTGTTGGTGATATTGTTTCAGACTCTCTTCTTGCTGCAGGCTTCAAACCTCAACTTATCATTCGGGATAACCGTTCACGAAGGAAAGATTTACCGATAATACAAAGGTCAAAGAACGCTATAACCAATCCCCCCGGCACAATAAAACAGACAACTGTTAAAGCAATACATCAGGCAATTTCCGATATAGAAGATAGCGGAATGAAGACAATAATAATAAAGGGTGAAGAAGATCTCCTAGCTCTCCCCGCCATTCTTCTCTCTCCATTGAACTCAGTAGTTGTTTACGGGCAAGCTGATATGGGAATAATCCTTATTGCCGTTACCGAAGAAAAGAAAGAACAAATTGCAGGAATAATCAAGCAATTTGAATAA
- a CDS encoding transketolase: MSQNNLPELTKLIRSNIITSTTKAGSGHPTTSLSAVEIMTVLWFGGYLHYDFDDPKYIFNDRMIFSKGHASPLLYSLYQAAGKITTEELLSLRKFTSRLEGHPTTELPWVDVATGSLGQGLSVGLGMALGIKYQMKAQKLKPKREPHVWVLMGDSEFAEGQIYEALQLASYYKLNNLVGLLDINRLGQRGATMLEWDLETYQKRLESFGWNTIVIEDGNNLKAVTEAFTHLNTAKAPMMILAKTKKGAGVSSVEDKDGWHGKALTPEMKDEALKEIGNFEHTLTGTVEIPEKISVKNLAKDTISMPENPPAAQMATREGYGEAMKYIAEDESVVILDAETSNSTYAEKMKEVAPDRFFEMYIAEQNMVSVALGMSKIGLKPFASSFAAFLSRAYDQIRMAQYSDPNIKIVGSHAGVSIGEDGSSQMALEDIAMMRALLQSTVLYPSDPVSTIKLVDEMRKHEGLSYLRLTRAKTDTLYKPTDSFPIGGSKVLRESDKDTAVIIAAGITVHEALKAQQELENRGIFTAVVDAYSVKPLDIDTIRSFAEKTGHTVVVEDHYPNGGLGEAVRVAIDGIDVKFSHLCVKKTPRSGTPSELLRLEEIDTEAIISAITNNGD, translated from the coding sequence ATGTCACAGAACAATCTCCCAGAACTAACCAAACTTATCCGCTCAAATATTATTACTTCTACAACTAAAGCAGGTTCCGGTCATCCTACTACATCCTTATCTGCCGTTGAAATTATGACGGTATTATGGTTTGGTGGGTATTTGCATTACGACTTCGATGATCCGAAATATATTTTTAACGATCGTATGATTTTTTCTAAGGGCCATGCTTCACCGCTCCTTTATAGCCTTTATCAGGCTGCAGGAAAAATTACGACGGAGGAACTTCTTTCACTCCGCAAGTTCACATCCCGCCTTGAAGGCCATCCCACGACCGAATTGCCCTGGGTGGATGTCGCTACCGGTTCACTAGGTCAAGGCTTATCCGTGGGACTGGGTATGGCTTTAGGAATAAAATACCAGATGAAGGCTCAAAAACTGAAACCTAAAAGGGAGCCGCACGTTTGGGTGCTAATGGGAGATTCCGAATTTGCTGAAGGGCAAATATATGAAGCCCTACAGCTTGCTTCGTATTACAAACTCAATAACCTTGTCGGTCTCCTTGATATCAACCGGTTGGGCCAGCGCGGTGCAACTATGCTCGAATGGGACCTGGAGACATATCAGAAACGCCTGGAATCGTTCGGATGGAATACTATCGTAATTGAAGACGGGAACAATCTTAAAGCTGTAACAGAAGCTTTTACCCATCTTAATACTGCCAAAGCTCCGATGATGATCCTAGCAAAAACAAAAAAAGGAGCCGGAGTCTCATCAGTTGAAGATAAGGACGGTTGGCACGGGAAAGCGCTTACACCGGAGATGAAAGATGAAGCACTTAAGGAAATCGGAAACTTTGAACATACTCTAACTGGAACAGTTGAAATACCTGAAAAAATTTCTGTGAAAAATTTGGCTAAAGATACTATTTCCATGCCTGAAAATCCCCCTGCTGCTCAAATGGCCACTCGTGAAGGATATGGTGAGGCAATGAAATACATTGCAGAAGATGAAAGTGTGGTAATCCTTGATGCGGAGACTTCCAACTCTACATACGCTGAAAAAATGAAGGAAGTCGCCCCGGACCGGTTTTTTGAGATGTATATTGCTGAACAAAACATGGTATCTGTGGCTCTCGGTATGTCAAAAATCGGGCTAAAGCCATTTGCATCCAGCTTTGCCGCATTCCTTTCACGAGCTTATGATCAGATCAGAATGGCTCAATACTCCGATCCGAATATTAAGATCGTGGGCTCACACGCGGGTGTTTCAATCGGTGAAGACGGATCATCCCAGATGGCTCTCGAAGACATTGCAATGATGCGGGCATTGTTGCAGAGCACAGTTCTTTATCCTTCCGATCCTGTTTCTACGATCAAGCTTGTTGATGAAATGAGGAAACATGAAGGGCTTTCATACCTCAGACTCACCCGTGCAAAGACTGATACTCTTTATAAACCAACCGATTCCTTCCCGATCGGAGGCTCAAAAGTACTACGTGAATCAGATAAAGATACAGCCGTCATAATTGCTGCCGGCATTACAGTTCATGAGGCACTTAAAGCTCAACAGGAACTGGAAAACAGAGGCATTTTTACGGCTGTCGTTGATGCATATAGCGTAAAGCCGCTGGATATTGATACGATCCGTTCATTCGCTGAAAAAACGGGGCATACTGTTGTTGTCGAAGACCATTACCCGAATGGCGGCCTCGGGGAAGCAGTACGTGTTGCAATTGATGGTATTGATGTCAAGTTTAGTCATCTTTGTGTTAAGAAAACACCCCGATCAGGCACACCGTCAGAGCTTCTTCGACTAGAAGAAATTGATACGGAAGCTATCATAAGCGCCATAACGAATAACGGAGATTAG
- a CDS encoding leucine--tRNA ligase: MAKKYQPQTFEKHWQEQWEKEKTYKATASKKDKKYILDMFPYPSGAGLHVGHPRGYTATDILSRYYRMQGFDVLHPMGWDAFGLPAENAAIKAKTNPKKLVPQNIANFKRQMKMLGFSYDWDREFATTDPVYFKWTQWLFIQFFRMGLLYKKNTPINYCPSCKTGLAEEEVLPDGTHERCGNPITKKDLPQWIFRITKYADELIDSLDGLKWPKGILEMQRNWIGRKEGINITYKIEGTKESVTCFTTRPETNFGATFIVIAPEHELTGKIIDGSIQSGEITEKVRTEVERYVAQAKAKTELERISEGRKKTGAFTGLYALNNLNGNKIPLWVSDFVLKDFGTGAVVGVPGHDLRDFEFAQEFKLPVLRVVVSSDGDTSPIKTASQVQEEDGKMVNSEFLDGMDIHKAKAQIMDYLEEKGWGEKVVSYHLRDWIFSRQRYWGEPIPMVYCEVCSKNKRSGLTSEDQNLSVREKNVEDKINGWKSEVEPSMYGWYPISANDLPLDLPDVDSYEPLESGESPLAAIDSFVKTTCPNCGAVAKRETDTMPNWAGSCWYFLYFASSEVLNKSTLDTEPNAEEWQKLIGDASRHWLPVDWYVGGAEHAVLHLLYSRFWMHAMYDLGIVDVREPFMRLRNVGMILAEDNRKMSKSWGNVINPDDVVSEYGADSLRLYEMFMAPFSQEIAWSTRTLQGTYRFLKRVWAMSQLYANGDAQNMPENEDLKRKLHQTIDKVSRDIPDIKFNTAVAAMMEFLNEWEKTFNVNRETLGKEDFKAFLKILAPFAPYMTEEIWHTVCGEKTSIHLAVWPVADTEFIKSSDGEIPVQVNGKVRTIIKVPNDYGREKVLQEALKHEKVQKYVTAGKYKKVIFVPGKILNIIV; the protein is encoded by the coding sequence ATGGCAAAAAAATACCAACCTCAAACGTTTGAAAAACATTGGCAGGAGCAATGGGAGAAGGAAAAAACATATAAAGCTACTGCGAGCAAAAAGGATAAAAAATATATTCTGGACATGTTCCCGTATCCCTCAGGTGCAGGCCTTCATGTAGGGCATCCCAGAGGATATACTGCTACGGATATTCTTTCACGATATTATCGGATGCAGGGATTCGATGTACTTCATCCGATGGGGTGGGATGCATTTGGACTCCCGGCGGAAAATGCAGCTATAAAGGCAAAAACTAATCCGAAAAAGCTAGTACCACAAAATATTGCAAACTTCAAAAGGCAAATGAAAATGCTGGGATTCTCATATGATTGGGATCGTGAGTTTGCGACAACTGATCCCGTATACTTCAAATGGACACAGTGGCTGTTTATTCAGTTCTTCCGCATGGGACTGTTATATAAAAAAAATACCCCGATAAATTATTGTCCCAGTTGCAAAACGGGTTTGGCAGAAGAAGAAGTTCTGCCTGACGGTACGCATGAAAGGTGCGGTAATCCGATTACTAAGAAAGATCTGCCGCAATGGATTTTCCGAATCACTAAATATGCAGATGAGCTTATTGATAGCCTTGATGGACTGAAATGGCCAAAAGGTATCCTTGAAATGCAAAGAAACTGGATTGGGCGTAAAGAGGGAATTAACATCACTTACAAGATTGAAGGGACAAAAGAGTCGGTCACGTGTTTTACAACAAGGCCTGAAACTAATTTTGGGGCAACCTTTATCGTAATTGCTCCTGAACATGAGTTGACCGGAAAAATTATTGACGGTTCTATTCAATCAGGAGAAATCACTGAAAAGGTGCGCACGGAGGTAGAGCGCTACGTGGCTCAGGCAAAAGCTAAAACTGAACTTGAGCGTATTTCTGAAGGAAGAAAAAAGACGGGTGCATTTACCGGGTTATATGCACTCAATAATCTGAACGGGAATAAGATTCCTTTGTGGGTTTCTGACTTTGTATTGAAGGATTTTGGCACGGGGGCGGTTGTCGGAGTTCCCGGGCATGATTTACGGGACTTCGAGTTTGCGCAGGAGTTCAAGCTCCCAGTGTTAAGAGTAGTTGTTAGCAGCGATGGGGATACTTCGCCAATAAAAACAGCATCCCAAGTTCAGGAAGAAGATGGGAAAATGGTTAATTCTGAATTCCTTGACGGAATGGATATCCATAAAGCCAAAGCTCAAATCATGGATTATCTTGAGGAAAAAGGGTGGGGAGAAAAAGTCGTTTCTTATCATTTACGCGATTGGATTTTTTCACGACAGAGATACTGGGGAGAGCCTATCCCGATGGTCTATTGTGAGGTTTGTTCGAAGAATAAACGATCCGGACTTACATCAGAAGATCAAAATTTATCCGTTCGTGAAAAAAACGTAGAAGATAAGATTAATGGATGGAAGAGCGAGGTAGAGCCTTCAATGTACGGCTGGTATCCCATTAGTGCGAATGATCTTCCGTTGGATTTGCCGGATGTTGACAGTTATGAACCTCTCGAAAGCGGTGAGTCGCCACTTGCTGCAATCGACAGTTTTGTAAAAACAACCTGCCCGAACTGCGGAGCTGTTGCAAAGCGTGAAACTGACACAATGCCCAACTGGGCAGGTTCATGCTGGTATTTCCTGTACTTTGCAAGCAGTGAAGTTTTAAATAAAAGTACTTTAGACACAGAACCCAATGCAGAAGAATGGCAAAAATTGATCGGAGATGCTTCCCGACATTGGCTGCCGGTTGATTGGTATGTGGGTGGGGCGGAACATGCTGTATTGCACCTTCTGTACTCCAGGTTCTGGATGCATGCCATGTATGATCTTGGGATTGTTGATGTACGTGAACCGTTTATGCGCTTAAGGAATGTAGGTATGATTTTAGCTGAGGATAATAGAAAAATGAGTAAATCATGGGGGAATGTCATCAACCCCGATGACGTTGTGAGTGAATATGGGGCTGATAGTTTGAGGTTGTATGAAATGTTTATGGCGCCTTTTTCACAGGAAATAGCTTGGTCAACCCGAACTCTACAGGGAACATATCGGTTTCTGAAAAGAGTCTGGGCCATGAGCCAGTTATATGCAAACGGAGATGCCCAAAATATGCCCGAGAACGAAGATCTTAAGCGAAAGCTGCACCAGACCATTGACAAAGTTTCACGTGATATTCCTGACATAAAATTCAACACAGCAGTGGCGGCAATGATGGAATTTTTGAATGAATGGGAAAAAACGTTTAACGTAAACAGAGAAACATTGGGAAAAGAAGACTTTAAGGCATTCTTAAAGATACTGGCACCGTTTGCTCCCTACATGACTGAAGAAATTTGGCACACAGTCTGTGGAGAAAAGACATCAATACATCTTGCAGTCTGGCCAGTTGCAGATACAGAATTCATTAAAAGCTCTGACGGAGAAATTCCAGTACAGGTCAATGGTAAGGTCCGCACGATAATCAAAGTACCTAATGATTACGGACGTGAAAAAGTCCTTCAAGAAGCCCTAAAACATGAAAAAGTACAAAAGTACGTGACAGCAGGTAAGTATAAGAAAGTAATATTTGTACCGGGCAAAATCTTAAATATTATTGTGTAA
- a CDS encoding DUF916 domain-containing protein: protein MSKKKYLLSLLVLIILTAGILAFNITSNFAQNITPEQSIEISPPSQELDVDPGQTITLKAKARNKGNIPYTLTTRIEDFTAEGEGGQVALVEQGPWAISSWSTISPATFTLEPKSEREVQVTIKVPDQKVGGGRYGAMVFSINGGTTPNSAAIAQEIASLFLLRVSGPVDENIKVLEFSAPSFVEFGPVPLTLRLQNGGNVHVKATGIVSIMNVLGKKVEDIVIPPTNVFPDAARVIDTSFNQKFLIGPYQAVAIVYYGSENKSITTYTPFFAFPVKIVAGIIILIVIILLIRKYLRRNKRTANK, encoded by the coding sequence ATGTCTAAAAAGAAATATCTTCTATCGTTGCTTGTACTTATTATTCTAACCGCGGGAATATTAGCTTTTAACATCACTTCAAACTTTGCACAGAATATCACACCTGAGCAATCTATTGAGATATCTCCTCCATCCCAAGAGCTTGATGTAGATCCCGGTCAGACAATTACATTGAAGGCCAAAGCCAGAAATAAAGGAAATATCCCCTACACTCTTACAACAAGAATTGAAGACTTTACAGCTGAAGGAGAAGGCGGACAGGTGGCACTTGTCGAGCAAGGCCCATGGGCAATTTCCAGTTGGTCTACCATATCACCTGCTACCTTTACCCTTGAGCCGAAATCAGAACGCGAAGTACAAGTAACAATTAAAGTTCCGGACCAGAAGGTAGGAGGAGGAAGATACGGAGCAATGGTATTTTCGATAAACGGAGGAACCACTCCAAACAGTGCAGCGATTGCCCAAGAGATTGCTTCATTGTTTTTATTGCGCGTATCAGGTCCAGTCGATGAGAACATAAAAGTTCTTGAATTTTCCGCTCCGTCGTTTGTAGAATTCGGACCGGTACCACTCACTTTGAGGCTTCAGAATGGAGGAAATGTTCATGTGAAAGCAACCGGAATTGTCAGCATCATGAATGTATTAGGAAAAAAAGTTGAAGATATAGTTATTCCCCCGACTAATGTTTTCCCTGATGCTGCACGGGTCATTGACACCTCATTTAACCAAAAATTCTTAATCGGCCCCTATCAGGCTGTAGCAATCGTTTATTATGGGAGTGAAAATAAAAGCATTACTACATACACTCCGTTTTTTGCTTTCCCAGTCAAGATCGTGGCAGGAATTATCATCCTGATCGTCATAATACTTCTGATCAGGAAGTATCTCAGACGAAATAAAAGGACTGCCAATAAATAA
- a CDS encoding transposase: protein MSKWGGDQLRVIRSYDWQYNRDLMKKIRSLSDYNQSDVAQIRNDVLTFAEKYGIQAAVDAYGISRRTLFRWRKRRRDSEGQLDSLIPETTKPKTPRRMETHPKVISFIKEIREQYFCLGKEKIKPLLDEYCLQEGISTISESTIGKVIKRHNLQRKTYRIYHNPASGFAKRKVKYRQKVKRSPKVEDTGYIEIDTITKFVHGIKLYVFNAVDIKLKFQFSYGYSKLNSRNGADFMRRLELVYPIQDGIKTIQTDNGLEYLGNFHDYLEENNIPHLFIYPRCPKINAFIERANRTLQEEFMNPYIYTKWTGIGSFNRHLIEYLVWYNTKRVHKSLNNISPMDYLLSILPKECHMYGTHTKR, encoded by the coding sequence ATGAGTAAATGGGGAGGAGATCAGCTTCGAGTAATTAGGAGTTATGACTGGCAGTACAATAGAGATCTTATGAAAAAGATACGATCTCTATCAGACTACAATCAGTCAGATGTAGCACAAATCAGAAACGATGTTCTGACATTTGCAGAGAAGTACGGGATACAAGCTGCAGTTGATGCATATGGGATATCACGAAGGACATTGTTTCGATGGAGGAAGAGACGGCGAGATTCAGAAGGGCAGTTGGATAGCCTGATACCAGAGACAACCAAGCCAAAGACACCCCGACGTATGGAGACTCACCCGAAGGTCATATCCTTTATCAAAGAGATTCGAGAACAATACTTTTGTTTGGGAAAGGAGAAGATCAAGCCCTTACTTGATGAGTATTGCCTACAGGAAGGAATTTCAACTATATCTGAGTCAACCATTGGAAAAGTGATCAAAAGACACAACCTGCAGCGCAAGACCTACCGGATCTATCACAATCCAGCAAGTGGCTTTGCAAAACGGAAAGTAAAGTACCGACAGAAGGTCAAGCGGTCTCCCAAGGTGGAAGATACCGGATACATTGAGATTGATACCATCACGAAGTTTGTACACGGAATCAAGCTGTATGTCTTCAATGCAGTGGACATCAAACTCAAATTCCAGTTCTCCTACGGATACTCAAAACTCAACAGCCGAAACGGTGCTGATTTTATGAGAAGACTGGAACTAGTATACCCAATACAAGATGGTATAAAAACCATACAAACAGATAACGGCCTCGAGTATCTGGGAAACTTCCATGACTATCTGGAAGAAAACAATATCCCACACCTCTTTATCTACCCCAGATGTCCCAAGATCAATGCCTTTATTGAGCGAGCAAACAGAACACTCCAGGAAGAATTTATGAACCCCTACATCTATACCAAGTGGACCGGTATCGGATCATTCAATCGTCACCTTATTGAATACCTCGTCTGGTACAATACAAAGCGAGTTCACAAAAGCCTGAACAATATTTCACCTATGGATTACCTATTATCTATTTTACCTAAAGAGTGCCATATGTATGGAACTCATACAAAGAGATGA